In the Streptobacillus canis genome, one interval contains:
- the nrdE gene encoding class 1b ribonucleoside-diphosphate reductase subunit alpha, whose protein sequence is MKWIYLNNEVMVKDSEGKLQIEKDKEAVYSYFVDYINKNTVFFHNLREKIDYLIEKDYYINFYEMYSFEDISEVFDFVYSRKFRFQSYMAASKFYQSYALMDDSGEKILERYEDRISIVALYLGQGNKDKALKYAKMLINQEYQPATPTFLNAGKKRSGQLVSCFLDEIGDNLSGIGYAFDSAMKLSSIGGGVAFNLSKLRGRGEAIKGVEGRASGVLPIIKILEDIFSYANQLGQRPGAGAVYLNVFHSDILEFLDTKKINVDEKIRIKSLSIGVIIPDKFMELASEDLPCYTFYPHTVYREYGLYLDDLDMNEWYDKLVANPRVKKKKINAREFLVKISQTQKESGYPYLFFKDNANREHALKEIGDVKFTNLCTEIMQVTEVSDINHYFEEDVIRRGISCNLGSLNIATVMENKSIEEVVKNAIDSLTTVSDITNIDIVPSIKKANEELHSVGLGAMNLHGFLAKNLIQYESREALDFCNVFFMMMNYYSLEKSMEIAKEREVTFVGFEKSEYANGNYFEKYITKEYMPVTDKVKALFEGIKIPGIEEWKNLKENVMKYGVYNAYRMAIAPNQSTSYIMNSTASVMPIVDKVEVREYGDSTTFYPMPYLNYDNFFFYKSAYDMDQKNILKLISVIQRHVDQGISTILYTKSTDTTRDLSKLYILAHKLGLKSLYYTRTRKSTIEECLSCSV, encoded by the coding sequence ATGAAGTGGATTTATTTGAATAATGAGGTAATGGTAAAAGATAGTGAAGGTAAATTACAAATTGAAAAAGATAAAGAAGCAGTTTACTCATATTTTGTTGATTATATTAACAAAAATACAGTATTTTTCCATAATTTAAGAGAAAAAATAGATTATTTAATTGAAAAAGATTACTATATTAATTTCTATGAAATGTATAGTTTTGAAGATATAAGTGAAGTATTTGACTTTGTATATTCAAGAAAATTTAGATTCCAATCATATATGGCAGCATCTAAATTTTATCAAAGTTATGCATTAATGGATGATAGTGGAGAAAAAATACTTGAAAGATATGAAGATAGAATTTCAATAGTTGCTCTTTACTTAGGACAAGGAAATAAAGATAAAGCTTTAAAATATGCAAAAATGTTAATCAATCAAGAATATCAACCTGCGACACCAACTTTCTTAAATGCAGGTAAAAAAAGATCAGGACAATTAGTTTCATGTTTCTTAGATGAAATTGGAGATAATCTATCTGGTATTGGGTATGCGTTTGACTCTGCAATGAAACTATCTTCAATAGGTGGAGGAGTTGCATTTAATTTATCTAAATTAAGAGGAAGAGGAGAAGCTATAAAAGGTGTAGAAGGTAGAGCGAGTGGAGTTCTTCCAATCATAAAAATACTTGAAGATATATTCTCATATGCAAACCAATTAGGACAAAGACCAGGAGCTGGAGCAGTTTATTTAAATGTTTTCCACTCAGATATTTTAGAATTTTTAGATACAAAGAAAATAAATGTTGATGAAAAAATTAGAATTAAGTCACTTTCAATAGGAGTAATAATTCCAGATAAATTTATGGAGCTTGCAAGTGAGGATTTACCATGTTATACATTCTATCCACATACAGTTTATAGAGAATATGGACTTTATTTAGATGATTTAGATATGAATGAATGGTATGATAAACTGGTTGCTAACCCAAGAGTTAAAAAGAAAAAAATAAATGCAAGAGAATTTTTAGTTAAGATTTCACAAACACAAAAAGAAAGTGGATACCCATACTTATTCTTTAAAGACAATGCAAATAGAGAACATGCATTAAAAGAAATTGGAGATGTTAAGTTTACTAACTTATGTACTGAAATTATGCAAGTAACAGAGGTTTCAGATATTAATCATTACTTTGAAGAGGATGTAATTAGACGTGGTATATCATGTAACTTAGGTTCATTAAATATTGCAACTGTTATGGAAAATAAATCTATAGAAGAAGTAGTTAAAAATGCAATAGATTCACTAACTACAGTGTCAGATATTACTAATATTGATATAGTTCCAAGTATTAAAAAAGCTAATGAAGAATTACACTCAGTTGGTCTTGGAGCAATGAACTTACATGGATTTTTAGCTAAAAACTTAATACAATATGAATCTCGTGAAGCATTAGATTTCTGTAATGTATTCTTTATGATGATGAATTATTATTCGTTAGAAAAGAGTATGGAGATAGCTAAAGAAAGAGAAGTTACTTTTGTAGGATTTGAAAAATCAGAATATGCAAATGGAAATTATTTTGAAAAATATATAACAAAAGAATATATGCCTGTAACTGATAAAGTAAAAGCATTATTTGAAGGTATAAAAATTCCTGGAATAGAAGAATGGAAGAATTTAAAAGAGAATGTTATGAAATATGGAGTATATAATGCATATAGAATGGCTATAGCACCTAATCAATCAACTTCATATATTATGAACTCTACAGCATCTGTTATGCCAATCGTAGATAAAGTTGAGGTTAGAGAATATGGAGATTCTACAACATTCTATCCTATGCCATACTTAAATTATGATAATTTCTTCTTCTATAAGTCTGCATATGATATGGATCAAAAAAATATACTTAAATTAATATCTGTAATTCAAAGACACGTGGATCAAGGAATTTCAACAATCCTTTATACTAAGAGTACAGATACAACAAGAGATTTATCAAAATTATATATCTTAGCACATAAATTAGGATTAAAATCTTTATACTATACAAGAACAAGAAAATCTACAATTGAAGAATGTTTAAGTTGTTCAGTTTAA
- the nrdI gene encoding class Ib ribonucleoside-diphosphate reductase assembly flavoprotein NrdI, with product MDRKITIYYDSLTGNVERFICKIKEIEDFDFVKISSKTIVEKEGHLVTFTTGFGEVSKSTDFFLCNNENYKKIKTVTSSGNMNWGKNFAKAGELIQDKFGIKYIFRFELSGTLNDVKDYIRIIKRYEEKGEI from the coding sequence ATGGACAGAAAAATAACAATATACTATGATAGTTTAACAGGAAATGTTGAGAGATTTATTTGTAAAATAAAGGAAATTGAAGATTTTGATTTTGTAAAAATATCTTCTAAAACTATAGTTGAAAAAGAGGGGCATTTAGTTACTTTTACAACTGGATTTGGAGAGGTATCGAAAAGTACAGACTTTTTTTTATGTAATAATGAAAATTATAAAAAAATTAAAACTGTAACATCTAGTGGTAATATGAATTGGGGTAAAAACTTTGCAAAAGCAGGAGAGTTAATACAAGATAAATTTGGAATAAAATATATTTTTAGGTTTGAACTTTCTGGAACTTTAAATGATGTAAAAGATTATATAAGAATTATAAAGAGATATGAAGAAAAAGGAGAGATTTGA
- the nrdF gene encoding class 1b ribonucleoside-diphosphate reductase subunit beta has protein sequence MDKKIYKAVNWNTLDNDYVEVFWEQNLKQFWIDTEYIPSKDIDSWHSLSPAMRDAYKKVLGGLTLLDTLQSHTGMPKIIDHIDSLQCRSVLSYMCMMETIHAKSYSTIFTTVASTEEINDVFQWVQNNQHLQFKAAKIDKYYQCLNNPDATLREIYMALVASVFLESYLFYSGFFLPLWLSGQGQMVASSDIIKKIIADESIHGVFVGKLAQEIYEEMPFVEKESVKTEIMELFYELYENELKFTDEIYSDVELTAEVKEYIRYNGNRALMNLGFEEEFEIKEVNAIVLNGLNVETTQHDFFSKKSTNYEKTLEVVHLSDDDWDEDFDTDLDI, from the coding sequence ATGGATAAAAAAATATATAAGGCGGTTAACTGGAATACGCTAGATAATGATTATGTAGAAGTTTTTTGGGAACAAAATTTAAAACAATTTTGGATAGATACGGAATATATTCCATCTAAGGATATAGATTCTTGGCATTCATTATCACCTGCTATGAGGGATGCATATAAAAAAGTGTTAGGTGGTTTAACATTACTTGATACTTTACAATCTCATACAGGTATGCCTAAAATTATTGATCATATAGATTCATTACAATGTAGATCTGTATTATCATATATGTGTATGATGGAAACTATTCATGCTAAATCTTATTCAACTATATTTACTACAGTTGCTTCAACAGAAGAAATAAATGATGTATTCCAATGGGTACAAAATAATCAACATTTACAATTCAAAGCAGCAAAAATAGATAAATATTATCAATGTTTAAATAATCCTGATGCTACACTTAGAGAAATATATATGGCATTAGTTGCATCTGTATTTTTAGAATCATATTTATTCTATAGTGGATTTTTCTTACCTTTATGGTTATCAGGACAAGGACAAATGGTTGCAAGTTCAGATATAATTAAAAAGATTATTGCTGATGAATCTATTCATGGTGTATTCGTTGGTAAACTTGCTCAAGAAATATATGAGGAAATGCCATTTGTTGAAAAAGAAAGTGTTAAAACAGAAATTATGGAATTATTCTATGAATTGTATGAAAATGAACTTAAATTTACAGATGAAATATATTCTGATGTAGAACTTACAGCTGAAGTTAAAGAATATATTAGATATAATGGAAATAGAGCTTTAATGAATTTAGGATTTGAAGAAGAATTTGAAATTAAAGAAGTAAATGCGATAGTTTTGAATGGTTTAAATGTTGAAACAACACAACATGATTTCTTCTCTAAAAAATCTACAAACTATGAAAAAACATTAGAAGTTGTTCACTTAAGTGATGATGACTGGGATGAAGACTTTGATACGGATTTAGATATTTAA
- a CDS encoding MFS transporter, whose translation MTKKYTLMQVLYWAMFCSVYAFANTFLSSRGFSSTAVGAIIALSSFFSVLVQPLTAKIIEMYESVTVRNSLVFSMAVVVVNALLISFINDKFFVSVFFVLLITGLLNAQTYMYTFIFQYINQGENVNFGIARGMGSAAFAIASYFYGIIGSKVGFEFIPIWAMALSLLVIFVILSFKEIKEVSVNKKLEVKTNFIEFYHKYKKFCYVLLGMVFVFFTHNILNTFMKNILENLERGAQEVGIGFMIAAVVELPAMFYIVKLNEKFGYAKLLKVSAIAFLVKIFITYIAVLTGNVMLFYIAQITQFAGYAIYVPVAVYYTNDIMEEKDRVKGQAYMAVSGTIGSIIGNLLGGRIIEAYSLNTMLFISLIISIIGTVVVILNLEDRR comes from the coding sequence ATGACTAAAAAATATACTTTAATGCAGGTATTATATTGGGCAATGTTTTGTTCAGTATATGCATTTGCTAATACATTTTTAAGTTCAAGAGGTTTTAGCTCTACAGCTGTAGGTGCAATTATTGCTCTTTCATCATTTTTTTCTGTTTTAGTTCAACCACTAACGGCAAAAATTATAGAAATGTATGAAAGTGTTACAGTTAGAAATTCACTAGTATTTTCAATGGCAGTTGTAGTTGTTAATGCATTATTAATAAGTTTTATTAATGATAAATTTTTTGTTTCAGTGTTTTTTGTGCTTTTAATTACGGGATTATTGAATGCACAAACTTATATGTATACTTTTATATTTCAATATATTAATCAAGGTGAAAATGTTAATTTTGGAATTGCAAGAGGTATGGGTTCAGCTGCATTTGCAATTGCATCGTATTTTTATGGAATTATAGGTTCTAAAGTTGGATTTGAATTTATTCCAATTTGGGCAATGGCTTTATCATTACTTGTAATATTTGTAATTTTAAGCTTTAAAGAAATTAAAGAAGTATCAGTAAATAAAAAATTAGAAGTTAAAACTAATTTTATTGAATTTTACCATAAATATAAAAAATTCTGTTATGTACTTTTAGGTATGGTCTTTGTGTTCTTCACACATAATATATTAAATACATTTATGAAAAACATATTAGAAAATTTAGAAAGAGGAGCACAGGAAGTAGGAATTGGATTTATGATTGCTGCAGTTGTTGAATTACCAGCAATGTTTTATATAGTAAAACTAAATGAAAAATTTGGTTACGCAAAATTATTAAAAGTATCTGCGATAGCGTTTTTAGTAAAAATATTTATTACATATATTGCTGTACTAACTGGTAATGTAATGTTATTCTATATAGCCCAAATTACACAATTTGCAGGTTATGCAATCTATGTTCCTGTAGCAGTTTACTATACAAATGATATTATGGAAGAGAAAGACAGGGTAAAAGGACAAGCATATATGGCTGTTTCTGGAACTATAGGATCAATTATAGGAAATTTATTAGGTGGAAGAATAATTGAAGCCTATTCATTAAATACAATGCTATTTATCTCATTAATTATATCAATAATTGGTACAGTAGTAGTTATATTAAATTTAGAAGATAGAAGATAA
- a CDS encoding ATP-binding protein encodes TLANAILDRLLHHCNVININGKSYRVRDYYQE; translated from the coding sequence TACATTAGCTAATGCGATATTAGATAGGTTATTACACCATTGTAATGTTATTAATATTAATGGTAAATCTTATAGAGTTAGAGATTATTATCAAGAATAA
- the nadN gene encoding NAD nucleotidase has product MNKKILAGLLAISTLGVAGHKALDLSIIHINDHHSYLEPTEQRITVDGTQFKVNIGGFSAVNQKIKELRKTRKNPLVLHAGDAITGTLYFTLFGGSADAAVMNEAKFDYFTLGNHEFDAGNEGLLKLLEPLKIPVLSANVIADKSSILSNKWAPYAIKVINGEKIGIIGLDTVSKTVNSSSPGKDVKFYDEVTTAQVMANVLKSQGVNKIILLSHAGTEKNFEIAQKVNDIDIIITGDSHYLYGNDDLRKLKLPVVHEYPTEFKNPNGEPVFVVEAWAYSGVVGDLGVHFTKDGIASITRKIPHVLLHTDKLQAKNKEGKWAELEGKEREHILSHLKAIPSISFAKEDKNTSKILAKYKAEKDVLAKQIIGSISGPNMPGGSANRIPGRPGSNPEGSIATRFVAETMLNELNYVDYVIQNSGGVRADITSGEISFNDAYTYLPFGNTLYTYKISGKDTLQVLEDALNFAITKSTGAFPYGAGIRYEANETPDANGKRVIKAEIFNKKTGNWEMVMPEKMYTVGTNAYIASGKDGYATFGRLFNDPVAEGTDTFLPDAESFIKFIKNHPGFKSYTTSNVIFHNAK; this is encoded by the coding sequence ATGAACAAAAAAATATTAGCAGGATTATTAGCTATATCAACACTTGGTGTTGCAGGACACAAAGCACTTGATTTAAGTATAATCCACATTAATGACCACCACTCTTATCTAGAACCAACTGAACAAAGAATTACAGTTGATGGAACTCAATTTAAAGTAAATATTGGAGGATTTTCAGCAGTTAACCAAAAAATTAAAGAATTAAGAAAAACTCGTAAAAATCCACTAGTTTTACATGCTGGAGATGCAATTACAGGAACATTATATTTCACTTTATTTGGTGGATCAGCTGATGCTGCTGTAATGAATGAAGCTAAATTTGATTACTTTACTTTAGGTAACCATGAATTTGATGCAGGAAATGAAGGATTATTAAAATTATTAGAGCCATTAAAAATTCCTGTATTATCAGCAAACGTTATAGCTGATAAAAGTTCTATTTTATCTAACAAATGGGCACCATATGCTATTAAAGTTATAAATGGTGAAAAAATTGGAATAATTGGTCTAGACACAGTTAGTAAAACTGTAAATTCATCTAGCCCTGGTAAAGACGTTAAATTTTATGATGAAGTAACTACAGCTCAAGTTATGGCAAACGTTTTAAAATCTCAAGGTGTTAATAAAATCATCTTATTATCTCATGCTGGAACTGAGAAAAACTTCGAAATAGCTCAAAAAGTTAACGATATAGATATTATTATTACAGGAGATTCTCACTATCTATATGGTAATGATGATTTAAGAAAATTAAAATTACCAGTCGTACATGAATATCCTACTGAATTTAAAAATCCTAATGGAGAACCTGTATTCGTAGTTGAAGCATGGGCTTATTCAGGTGTAGTTGGAGACTTAGGAGTACATTTCACTAAAGATGGTATAGCATCTATTACAAGAAAAATTCCTCACGTTTTATTACACACAGATAAATTACAAGCTAAAAATAAAGAAGGAAAATGGGCTGAACTTGAAGGTAAAGAAAGAGAACACATCTTATCTCATTTAAAAGCAATACCTTCTATCTCATTTGCTAAAGAAGATAAGAATACTTCTAAAATATTAGCTAAATATAAAGCTGAAAAAGATGTATTAGCGAAACAAATCATAGGTTCTATTTCTGGACCTAACATGCCTGGAGGATCTGCAAATAGAATCCCTGGTAGACCTGGTTCAAATCCTGAAGGTTCAATTGCAACTAGATTTGTTGCTGAAACAATGTTAAACGAATTAAATTATGTAGATTATGTAATTCAAAATTCAGGGGGAGTAAGAGCAGATATTACTTCTGGAGAAATATCATTCAATGATGCATATACTTATTTACCATTTGGTAATACATTATATACATATAAAATTTCAGGAAAAGATACTTTACAAGTATTAGAAGATGCATTAAACTTTGCAATTACTAAATCAACAGGAGCATTTCCTTATGGAGCTGGAATTAGATACGAAGCTAATGAAACTCCTGATGCAAATGGTAAGAGAGTAATTAAAGCTGAAATCTTTAACAAAAAAACAGGAAACTGGGAAATGGTAATGCCAGAAAAAATGTATACTGTTGGAACTAATGCTTATATAGCTAGTGGTAAAGATGGATATGCTACATTTGGTAGATTATTTAATGATCCAGTTGCTGAAGGTACAGATACATTCTTACCTGATGCTGAAAGTTTCATTAAATTCATAAAAAACCACCCAGGATTTAAATCATATACAACATCAAACGTTATATTCCATAACGCAAAATAA
- a CDS encoding HIT family protein: MKIFYKEKEITMLDEKTQKELENMIHNNYDNLYSPTCIFCNEIKDEDVFYETENFKCVWNIFPIQEGHILVLSKKHFMNILELDQEVLVEMINLQKKLTYILEENKEVLGVTVSYNNGKIMHPGTHFHFHVVPRYLADGFWDKIDVERVKFDKLEFENRIKKL; encoded by the coding sequence ATGAAAATTTTTTATAAAGAAAAAGAAATTACAATGTTAGATGAAAAAACTCAAAAGGAATTAGAAAATATGATTCATAATAATTATGATAATTTATATAGTCCTACATGTATTTTTTGTAATGAAATAAAAGATGAGGATGTATTTTATGAGACAGAAAATTTTAAGTGTGTATGGAATATTTTTCCTATACAAGAAGGGCATATTTTAGTTTTAAGTAAAAAACATTTTATGAATATATTAGAATTAGACCAAGAAGTCTTGGTTGAAATGATAAATTTACAAAAAAAGCTGACATACATCTTAGAAGAAAATAAAGAAGTGTTAGGAGTAACTGTATCATATAATAATGGGAAAATAATGCATCCTGGCACACATTTTCATTTTCATGTAGTTCCAAGATACTTAGCTGATGGTTTTTGGGATAAAATAGATGTGGAAAGAGTAAAATTTGATAAATTAGAGTTTGAGAATAGGATAAAAAAATTGTAA